From a single Drosophila sulfurigaster albostrigata strain 15112-1811.04 chromosome 3, ASM2355843v2, whole genome shotgun sequence genomic region:
- the LOC133843808 gene encoding glutaminase kidney isoform, mitochondrial isoform X9 — translation MIKKLRTPPLLDLVFANRKLSFYDPSSGPKQREEHAKLHREQEQRNAEDVLFDMFASEETGLISMGKFLAGLKTTGIRRTDPRVRELMDNLKKVHKLNNYETGSSAETQHLNRETFKAVVSPNIVLIAKAFRQQFVIPDFSSFTKDIEEIYCNCKSNTLGKLADYIPQLARYSPNFWGVSICTVDGQRFSIGDVDEPFTLQSCSKPLTYAIALEKLGPKVVHSFVGQEPSGRNFNELVLDQNKKPHNPMINAGAILTCSLMNALVKPDMTSAEIFDYTMSWFKRLSGGEYIGFNNAVFLSEREAADRNYALGFYMRENKCFPKRTNLKEVMDYYFQCCSMETNCEAMSVIAASLANGGICPTTEEKVFRPEVIRDVLSIMHSCGTYDYSGQFAFKVGLPAKSGVSGGMMLVIPNVMGIFAWSPPLDDLGNTVRGLQFCEELVNMFNFHRYDNLKHLSNKKDPRKHRYETKGLSIVNLLFSAASGDVTALRRHRLSGMDITLADYDGRTALHLAASEGHLECVKFLLEQCHVPHNPKDRWGNLPVDEAENFNHSDVVEYLKSWAEKVKDAPEECFPEAVTTKTAADEEISTDTVTSPDRSGNTSPVPSEAGFRSPSPVSSESDSTASVASVDKTKPGL, via the exons ATGATA AAGAAATTGCGAACTCCACCACTATTGGACTTGGTGTTTGCCAATCGGAAATTATCCTTTTATGATCCCAGCTCTGGACCGAAGCAACGCGAGGAACATGCCAAACT TCATCGCGAGCAGGAGCAACGCAATGCCGAGGATGTGTTGTTCGATATGTTCGCCAGCGAGGAGACTGGACTCATATCGATGGGCAAATTTCTGGCCGGACTAAAGACCACAGGAATTCGACGCACCGATCCTCGTGTGCGCGAGTTAATGGACAACCTCAAGAAGGTGCACAAGCTGAACAACTACGAGACAGGATCCTCGGCAGAGACTCAGCATCTAAATCGCGAGACCTTCAAAGC TGTCGTTTCGCCAAATATTGTGCTCATTGCCAAAGCATTCCGTCAGCAGTTTGTGATCCCCGATTTCTCTAGTTTCACCAAGGACATTGAGGAGATCTATTGCAACTGCAAGTCTAATACGCTCGGCAAATTGGCCGATTACATTCCCCAGCTGGCACGCTACAGTCCCAACTTTTGGGGCGTCAGCATCTGCACTGTGGATGGGCAACGCTTCTCCATTGGCGATGTCGACGAGCCCTTCACACTTCAGAGTTGCAGCAAGCCCCTGACCTATGCCATTGCCCTGGAGAAGCTCGGGCCCAAGGTGGTGCATTCCTTTGTCGGCCAGGAACCGAGTGGTCGCAACTTCAACGAGCTGGTTCTCGATCAGAATA AGAAACCTCATAATCCCATGATCAATGCGGGTGCCATACTTACTTGCTCTTTGATGAACGCACTGGTCAAGCCGGACATGACCTCTGCTGAGATCTTTGATTATACCATGTCATGGTTCAAGCGCTTGTCTGGTGGCGAATACATTGGCTTCAACAATGCTGTGTTCCTCTCGGAACGTGAGGCTGCAGATCGCAACTATGCCTTGGGCTTCTATATGCGCGAGAACAAGTGCTTCCCGAAGCGCACTAACTTGAAGGAAGTGATGGACTACTATTTCCAGTGCTGCTCCATGGAAACCAATTGCGAAGCCATGTCTGTGATAGCTGCCAGTCTGGCCAATGGTGGCATTTGTCCCACCACTGAGGAGAAGGTCTTTCGGCCTGAAGTCATCCGGGATGTGCTCTCGATTATGCACTCTTGCGGCACTTACGACTACTCGGGTCAGTTTGCCTTCAAGGTGGGCTTGCCAGCCAAGTCTGGTGTGAGCGGTGGCATGATGCTGGTCATTCCCAATGTGATGGGCATCTTTGCCTGGTCGCCGCCTCTTGATGATCTGGGCAACACTGTGCGCGGTCTACAATTCTGCGAGGAGCTGGTCAACATGTTCAATTTCCATCGCTACGATAACCTGAAACATCTTTCCAACAAGAAGGATCCGCGCAAGCATCGCTACGAGACCAAAGGTCTCTCCATTGTCAATCTGCTCTTCTCGGCAGCGAGTGGTGATGTCACCGCATTGCGTCGTCATCGCCTCTCGGGCATGGACATCACACTGGCCGACTATGATGGACGCACTGCTCTGCACTTGGCTGCCTCCGAGGGTCACTTGGAGTGTGTGAAGTTCCTGTTGGAGCAGTGTCATGTTCCACACAATCCCAAGGATCGTTGGGGTAATCTGCCCGTCGACGAGGCCGAGAACTTTAATCACTCGGATGTTGTTGAGTACCTTAAGAGCTGGGCTGAGAAGGTGAAGGATGCACCCGAGGAATGTTTCCCCGAAGCTGTGACCACCAAAACAGCAGCCGATGAG GAGATTTCAACCGACACTGTAACCAGTCCAGATCGCAGTGGCAACACCAGTCCCGTACCTTCAGAGGCTGGCTTCAGGAGCCCCAGTCCAGTGTCCTCGGAGTCGGACAGCACGGCGAGTGTTGCCAGCGTGGACAAAACCAAGCCAGGTCTCTAA
- the LOC133843808 gene encoding glutaminase liver isoform, mitochondrial isoform X2: protein MTERSLRLLQYATEKAPLPLDGYTPEEAAEFKDSIRQKILDDLKSMTGEELIELVKQNAAKVEEEEAEERQQQPVAAGNKSDRVQDDCDLIDAGIIAEMVAGICTKSQKATFIKVITKYIREQRRNYSMRPHREQEQRNAEDVLFDMFASEETGLISMGKFLAGLKTTGIRRTDPRVRELMDNLKKVHKLNNYETGSSAETQHLNRETFKAVVSPNIVLIAKAFRQQFVIPDFSSFTKDIEEIYCNCKSNTLGKLADYIPQLARYSPNFWGVSICTVDGQRFSIGDVDEPFTLQSCSKPLTYAIALEKLGPKVVHSFVGQEPSGRNFNELVLDQNKKPHNPMINAGAILTCSLMNALVKPDMTSAEIFDYTMSWFKRLSGGEYIGFNNAVFLSEREAADRNYALGFYMRENKCFPKRTNLKEVMDYYFQCCSMETNCEAMSVIAASLANGGICPTTEEKVFRPEVIRDVLSIMHSCGTYDYSGQFAFKVGLPAKSGVSGGMMLVIPNVMGIFAWSPPLDDLGNTVRGLQFCEELVNMFNFHRYDNLKHLSNKKDPRKHRYETKGLSIVNLLFSAASGDVTALRRHRLSGMDITLADYDGRTALHLAASEGHLECVKFLLEQCHVPHNPKDRWGNLPVDEAENFNHSDVVEYLKSWAEKVKDAPEECFPEAVTTKTAADEEISTDTVTSPDRSGNTSPVPSEAGFRSPSPVSSESDSTASVASVDKTKPGL, encoded by the exons ATGACTGAACGCAGCCTAAGATTGTTGCAATATGCCACGGAGAAGGCGCCACTGCCTCTCGATGGTTACACTCCAGAGGAAGCTGCCGAGTTCAAGGATAGCATACGACAAAAGATACTCGACGATCTGAAATCGATGACGGGCGAGGAATTAATCGAGCTGGTCAAACAGAATGCAGCCAAAGTCGAGGAGGAGGAAGCAGAGGAGCGTCAACAACAACCTGTGGCTGCTGGTAACAAATCCGATCGAGTGCAGGATGATTGCGATCTGATTGATGCGGGCATCATTGCCGAAATGGTGGCGGGCATATGCACAAAGAGCCAAAAGGCGACGTTCATCAAAGTGATAACCAAGTATATCAG GGAACAGCGACGCAACTATTCGATGAGGCC TCATCGCGAGCAGGAGCAACGCAATGCCGAGGATGTGTTGTTCGATATGTTCGCCAGCGAGGAGACTGGACTCATATCGATGGGCAAATTTCTGGCCGGACTAAAGACCACAGGAATTCGACGCACCGATCCTCGTGTGCGCGAGTTAATGGACAACCTCAAGAAGGTGCACAAGCTGAACAACTACGAGACAGGATCCTCGGCAGAGACTCAGCATCTAAATCGCGAGACCTTCAAAGC TGTCGTTTCGCCAAATATTGTGCTCATTGCCAAAGCATTCCGTCAGCAGTTTGTGATCCCCGATTTCTCTAGTTTCACCAAGGACATTGAGGAGATCTATTGCAACTGCAAGTCTAATACGCTCGGCAAATTGGCCGATTACATTCCCCAGCTGGCACGCTACAGTCCCAACTTTTGGGGCGTCAGCATCTGCACTGTGGATGGGCAACGCTTCTCCATTGGCGATGTCGACGAGCCCTTCACACTTCAGAGTTGCAGCAAGCCCCTGACCTATGCCATTGCCCTGGAGAAGCTCGGGCCCAAGGTGGTGCATTCCTTTGTCGGCCAGGAACCGAGTGGTCGCAACTTCAACGAGCTGGTTCTCGATCAGAATA AGAAACCTCATAATCCCATGATCAATGCGGGTGCCATACTTACTTGCTCTTTGATGAACGCACTGGTCAAGCCGGACATGACCTCTGCTGAGATCTTTGATTATACCATGTCATGGTTCAAGCGCTTGTCTGGTGGCGAATACATTGGCTTCAACAATGCTGTGTTCCTCTCGGAACGTGAGGCTGCAGATCGCAACTATGCCTTGGGCTTCTATATGCGCGAGAACAAGTGCTTCCCGAAGCGCACTAACTTGAAGGAAGTGATGGACTACTATTTCCAGTGCTGCTCCATGGAAACCAATTGCGAAGCCATGTCTGTGATAGCTGCCAGTCTGGCCAATGGTGGCATTTGTCCCACCACTGAGGAGAAGGTCTTTCGGCCTGAAGTCATCCGGGATGTGCTCTCGATTATGCACTCTTGCGGCACTTACGACTACTCGGGTCAGTTTGCCTTCAAGGTGGGCTTGCCAGCCAAGTCTGGTGTGAGCGGTGGCATGATGCTGGTCATTCCCAATGTGATGGGCATCTTTGCCTGGTCGCCGCCTCTTGATGATCTGGGCAACACTGTGCGCGGTCTACAATTCTGCGAGGAGCTGGTCAACATGTTCAATTTCCATCGCTACGATAACCTGAAACATCTTTCCAACAAGAAGGATCCGCGCAAGCATCGCTACGAGACCAAAGGTCTCTCCATTGTCAATCTGCTCTTCTCGGCAGCGAGTGGTGATGTCACCGCATTGCGTCGTCATCGCCTCTCGGGCATGGACATCACACTGGCCGACTATGATGGACGCACTGCTCTGCACTTGGCTGCCTCCGAGGGTCACTTGGAGTGTGTGAAGTTCCTGTTGGAGCAGTGTCATGTTCCACACAATCCCAAGGATCGTTGGGGTAATCTGCCCGTCGACGAGGCCGAGAACTTTAATCACTCGGATGTTGTTGAGTACCTTAAGAGCTGGGCTGAGAAGGTGAAGGATGCACCCGAGGAATGTTTCCCCGAAGCTGTGACCACCAAAACAGCAGCCGATGAG GAGATTTCAACCGACACTGTAACCAGTCCAGATCGCAGTGGCAACACCAGTCCCGTACCTTCAGAGGCTGGCTTCAGGAGCCCCAGTCCAGTGTCCTCGGAGTCGGACAGCACGGCGAGTGTTGCCAGCGTGGACAAAACCAAGCCAGGTCTCTAA
- the LOC133843808 gene encoding glutaminase liver isoform, mitochondrial isoform X4, with product MTERSLRLLQYATEKAPLPLDGYTPEEAAEFKDSIRQKILDDLKSMTGEELIELVKQNAAKVEEEEAEERQQQPVAAGNKSDRVQDDCDLIDAGIIAEMVAGICTKSQKATFIKVITKYISHREQEQRNAEDVLFDMFASEETGLISMGKFLAGLKTTGIRRTDPRVRELMDNLKKVHKLNNYETGSSAETQHLNRETFKAVVSPNIVLIAKAFRQQFVIPDFSSFTKDIEEIYCNCKSNTLGKLADYIPQLARYSPNFWGVSICTVDGQRFSIGDVDEPFTLQSCSKPLTYAIALEKLGPKVVHSFVGQEPSGRNFNELVLDQNKKPHNPMINAGAILTCSLMNALVKPDMTSAEIFDYTMSWFKRLSGGEYIGFNNAVFLSEREAADRNYALGFYMRENKCFPKRTNLKEVMDYYFQCCSMETNCEAMSVIAASLANGGICPTTEEKVFRPEVIRDVLSIMHSCGTYDYSGQFAFKVGLPAKSGVSGGMMLVIPNVMGIFAWSPPLDDLGNTVRGLQFCEELVNMFNFHRYDNLKHLSNKKDPRKHRYETKGLSIVNLLFSAASGDVTALRRHRLSGMDITLADYDGRTALHLAASEGHLECVKFLLEQCHVPHNPKDRWGNLPVDEAENFNHSDVVEYLKSWAEKVKDAPEECFPEAVTTKTAADEEISTDTVTSPDRSGNTSPVPSEAGFRSPSPVSSESDSTASVASVDKTKPGL from the exons ATGACTGAACGCAGCCTAAGATTGTTGCAATATGCCACGGAGAAGGCGCCACTGCCTCTCGATGGTTACACTCCAGAGGAAGCTGCCGAGTTCAAGGATAGCATACGACAAAAGATACTCGACGATCTGAAATCGATGACGGGCGAGGAATTAATCGAGCTGGTCAAACAGAATGCAGCCAAAGTCGAGGAGGAGGAAGCAGAGGAGCGTCAACAACAACCTGTGGCTGCTGGTAACAAATCCGATCGAGTGCAGGATGATTGCGATCTGATTGATGCGGGCATCATTGCCGAAATGGTGGCGGGCATATGCACAAAGAGCCAAAAGGCGACGTTCATCAAAGTGATAACCAAGTATATCAG TCATCGCGAGCAGGAGCAACGCAATGCCGAGGATGTGTTGTTCGATATGTTCGCCAGCGAGGAGACTGGACTCATATCGATGGGCAAATTTCTGGCCGGACTAAAGACCACAGGAATTCGACGCACCGATCCTCGTGTGCGCGAGTTAATGGACAACCTCAAGAAGGTGCACAAGCTGAACAACTACGAGACAGGATCCTCGGCAGAGACTCAGCATCTAAATCGCGAGACCTTCAAAGC TGTCGTTTCGCCAAATATTGTGCTCATTGCCAAAGCATTCCGTCAGCAGTTTGTGATCCCCGATTTCTCTAGTTTCACCAAGGACATTGAGGAGATCTATTGCAACTGCAAGTCTAATACGCTCGGCAAATTGGCCGATTACATTCCCCAGCTGGCACGCTACAGTCCCAACTTTTGGGGCGTCAGCATCTGCACTGTGGATGGGCAACGCTTCTCCATTGGCGATGTCGACGAGCCCTTCACACTTCAGAGTTGCAGCAAGCCCCTGACCTATGCCATTGCCCTGGAGAAGCTCGGGCCCAAGGTGGTGCATTCCTTTGTCGGCCAGGAACCGAGTGGTCGCAACTTCAACGAGCTGGTTCTCGATCAGAATA AGAAACCTCATAATCCCATGATCAATGCGGGTGCCATACTTACTTGCTCTTTGATGAACGCACTGGTCAAGCCGGACATGACCTCTGCTGAGATCTTTGATTATACCATGTCATGGTTCAAGCGCTTGTCTGGTGGCGAATACATTGGCTTCAACAATGCTGTGTTCCTCTCGGAACGTGAGGCTGCAGATCGCAACTATGCCTTGGGCTTCTATATGCGCGAGAACAAGTGCTTCCCGAAGCGCACTAACTTGAAGGAAGTGATGGACTACTATTTCCAGTGCTGCTCCATGGAAACCAATTGCGAAGCCATGTCTGTGATAGCTGCCAGTCTGGCCAATGGTGGCATTTGTCCCACCACTGAGGAGAAGGTCTTTCGGCCTGAAGTCATCCGGGATGTGCTCTCGATTATGCACTCTTGCGGCACTTACGACTACTCGGGTCAGTTTGCCTTCAAGGTGGGCTTGCCAGCCAAGTCTGGTGTGAGCGGTGGCATGATGCTGGTCATTCCCAATGTGATGGGCATCTTTGCCTGGTCGCCGCCTCTTGATGATCTGGGCAACACTGTGCGCGGTCTACAATTCTGCGAGGAGCTGGTCAACATGTTCAATTTCCATCGCTACGATAACCTGAAACATCTTTCCAACAAGAAGGATCCGCGCAAGCATCGCTACGAGACCAAAGGTCTCTCCATTGTCAATCTGCTCTTCTCGGCAGCGAGTGGTGATGTCACCGCATTGCGTCGTCATCGCCTCTCGGGCATGGACATCACACTGGCCGACTATGATGGACGCACTGCTCTGCACTTGGCTGCCTCCGAGGGTCACTTGGAGTGTGTGAAGTTCCTGTTGGAGCAGTGTCATGTTCCACACAATCCCAAGGATCGTTGGGGTAATCTGCCCGTCGACGAGGCCGAGAACTTTAATCACTCGGATGTTGTTGAGTACCTTAAGAGCTGGGCTGAGAAGGTGAAGGATGCACCCGAGGAATGTTTCCCCGAAGCTGTGACCACCAAAACAGCAGCCGATGAG GAGATTTCAACCGACACTGTAACCAGTCCAGATCGCAGTGGCAACACCAGTCCCGTACCTTCAGAGGCTGGCTTCAGGAGCCCCAGTCCAGTGTCCTCGGAGTCGGACAGCACGGCGAGTGTTGCCAGCGTGGACAAAACCAAGCCAGGTCTCTAA
- the LOC133843808 gene encoding glutaminase liver isoform, mitochondrial isoform X5 codes for MVLSEEIDALKRQSEDEEAKQREETYRRDKEQETTETAAMIEEIIEGISLQNRRGTIVRTISAIISHREQEQRNAEDVLFDMFASEETGLISMGKFLAGLKTTGIRRTDPRVRELMDNLKKVHKLNNYETGSSAETQHLNRETFKAVVSPNIVLIAKAFRQQFVIPDFSSFTKDIEEIYCNCKSNTLGKLADYIPQLARYSPNFWGVSICTVDGQRFSIGDVDEPFTLQSCSKPLTYAIALEKLGPKVVHSFVGQEPSGRNFNELVLDQNKKPHNPMINAGAILTCSLMNALVKPDMTSAEIFDYTMSWFKRLSGGEYIGFNNAVFLSEREAADRNYALGFYMRENKCFPKRTNLKEVMDYYFQCCSMETNCEAMSVIAASLANGGICPTTEEKVFRPEVIRDVLSIMHSCGTYDYSGQFAFKVGLPAKSGVSGGMMLVIPNVMGIFAWSPPLDDLGNTVRGLQFCEELVNMFNFHRYDNLKHLSNKKDPRKHRYETKGLSIVNLLFSAASGDVTALRRHRLSGMDITLADYDGRTALHLAASEGHLECVKFLLEQCHVPHNPKDRWGNLPVDEAENFNHSDVVEYLKSWAEKVKDAPEECFPEAVTTKTAADEEISTDTVTSPDRSGNTSPVPSEAGFRSPSPVSSESDSTASVASVDKTKPGL; via the exons atggtGTTATCCGAAGAAATCGATGCATTGAAACGCCAGAGCGAAGATGAGGAGGCCAAGCAGCGTGAGGAGACCTATAGGCGAGACAAAGAGCAAGAGACAACAGAGACAGCTGCCATGATCGAGGAGATCATTGAGGGTATCTCCCTGCAAAATCGTCGTGGCACAATCGTTCGCACTATTTCCGCAATTATCAG TCATCGCGAGCAGGAGCAACGCAATGCCGAGGATGTGTTGTTCGATATGTTCGCCAGCGAGGAGACTGGACTCATATCGATGGGCAAATTTCTGGCCGGACTAAAGACCACAGGAATTCGACGCACCGATCCTCGTGTGCGCGAGTTAATGGACAACCTCAAGAAGGTGCACAAGCTGAACAACTACGAGACAGGATCCTCGGCAGAGACTCAGCATCTAAATCGCGAGACCTTCAAAGC TGTCGTTTCGCCAAATATTGTGCTCATTGCCAAAGCATTCCGTCAGCAGTTTGTGATCCCCGATTTCTCTAGTTTCACCAAGGACATTGAGGAGATCTATTGCAACTGCAAGTCTAATACGCTCGGCAAATTGGCCGATTACATTCCCCAGCTGGCACGCTACAGTCCCAACTTTTGGGGCGTCAGCATCTGCACTGTGGATGGGCAACGCTTCTCCATTGGCGATGTCGACGAGCCCTTCACACTTCAGAGTTGCAGCAAGCCCCTGACCTATGCCATTGCCCTGGAGAAGCTCGGGCCCAAGGTGGTGCATTCCTTTGTCGGCCAGGAACCGAGTGGTCGCAACTTCAACGAGCTGGTTCTCGATCAGAATA AGAAACCTCATAATCCCATGATCAATGCGGGTGCCATACTTACTTGCTCTTTGATGAACGCACTGGTCAAGCCGGACATGACCTCTGCTGAGATCTTTGATTATACCATGTCATGGTTCAAGCGCTTGTCTGGTGGCGAATACATTGGCTTCAACAATGCTGTGTTCCTCTCGGAACGTGAGGCTGCAGATCGCAACTATGCCTTGGGCTTCTATATGCGCGAGAACAAGTGCTTCCCGAAGCGCACTAACTTGAAGGAAGTGATGGACTACTATTTCCAGTGCTGCTCCATGGAAACCAATTGCGAAGCCATGTCTGTGATAGCTGCCAGTCTGGCCAATGGTGGCATTTGTCCCACCACTGAGGAGAAGGTCTTTCGGCCTGAAGTCATCCGGGATGTGCTCTCGATTATGCACTCTTGCGGCACTTACGACTACTCGGGTCAGTTTGCCTTCAAGGTGGGCTTGCCAGCCAAGTCTGGTGTGAGCGGTGGCATGATGCTGGTCATTCCCAATGTGATGGGCATCTTTGCCTGGTCGCCGCCTCTTGATGATCTGGGCAACACTGTGCGCGGTCTACAATTCTGCGAGGAGCTGGTCAACATGTTCAATTTCCATCGCTACGATAACCTGAAACATCTTTCCAACAAGAAGGATCCGCGCAAGCATCGCTACGAGACCAAAGGTCTCTCCATTGTCAATCTGCTCTTCTCGGCAGCGAGTGGTGATGTCACCGCATTGCGTCGTCATCGCCTCTCGGGCATGGACATCACACTGGCCGACTATGATGGACGCACTGCTCTGCACTTGGCTGCCTCCGAGGGTCACTTGGAGTGTGTGAAGTTCCTGTTGGAGCAGTGTCATGTTCCACACAATCCCAAGGATCGTTGGGGTAATCTGCCCGTCGACGAGGCCGAGAACTTTAATCACTCGGATGTTGTTGAGTACCTTAAGAGCTGGGCTGAGAAGGTGAAGGATGCACCCGAGGAATGTTTCCCCGAAGCTGTGACCACCAAAACAGCAGCCGATGAG GAGATTTCAACCGACACTGTAACCAGTCCAGATCGCAGTGGCAACACCAGTCCCGTACCTTCAGAGGCTGGCTTCAGGAGCCCCAGTCCAGTGTCCTCGGAGTCGGACAGCACGGCGAGTGTTGCCAGCGTGGACAAAACCAAGCCAGGTCTCTAA